GTGATGGGGACTCGAGATTCCTTTTATTGGAAGACGATGTGTCAGATGCTAGACTCTGCTCTTTTCAATAAAGATCTACGTGATACATTTAAAGAGGGATTTGTGATAGGTTTCCTATTAGGACATTTTAATGATGTTGGTAGAGCAATTCGTAAAACAAATGAGCGGCACGGAACTAACATAAAGGAGGTCCAGGTATCCTTGACTAAGGGAGTGCTGACCCTAAAGACCGACACAGAGATCAAATTAACTGAAATGATCAAATATGATCATAGATGTGCCAGTACCAATTTTTTTGATAACGGAGATGTCGTTTACACTCTACAGGAATGTCCAGAGGAATGGTATAATACAATCATGACTCAAATCATTCTGATAGCATCGAAAGCAATCACCTCTCCCGAGAGATGTGTCGACTTTGCTGCTAAGCGACTCATTGCATTTAATAGGTCCCTCCCAATAGACTCCAATCAAAGGCTATCGGACGATTCCTCTGTCCGTCTGCGCAAGTTAATTAAGGACTCTATCGTAATCAGAAGAGTTATAgtcaaagtggttaaagcactagAATCAAGAGGAAGACCTTCTACGGGCCTTGCATCTTGCATAGATCGTGCATCTGACTATCTTAAGATGACAGGGTTGACTGGGTATAAGCTGGTTTCTCAGCATGTCATCTCAGCCAAATCCCCAATCCTCCGGTTTGAGCTTTGTCAAACAGAAGTTGCCATTTTCCATAGATTAATGGAAATTTATTCAGAGTTGGGCACAGATGCACCCTTTGTCAAGTTCCTGGGACACCCAAAAGCATCATTATTCAACACTGGTAATTACACTTCTCTGTATCTTTTTGCTGTGGGATATGCGATGGAAACAGACCCGACCATGAGAGGTTACACAGTAGATGAGAAAAATTTAGAAGCACCTTTCTATATCTTGGGGAGGAAATATGGAAAGAAAGATCAATCAGCTAGACCTGATAATCCATAAGCAGATGTTTTGTTAGAGAGCCTCATGAGTGAAATTAttcctgtttctgactgaaatcgaAGAAAAAGATGACTATCTGCCTAAAGATGATTCATAGGAAGGTAGCTTTCCCGATGGAATAAAGCGTATCCAATGACCAAATGAGGAATAGAGACTTCTAGTTTTTTGtaacgtttttttttgttgttgttttttaagcaATAgactaaagtgtaccagagatgtttaAAGAATtagcttttatagttacctggagcttcctccagccccgtgtcGACCGTGGGCTTCATCGCCGTCGTCCTAGGCCCCTCCCTTCTTGCCTGGTATGCGGGCCAGTCATGGTTCACCGTGCATGCACGTCCCTGTCGCAATCTTGTTTCCTGGACCGTTCTGCCCCTGTGCAGTGCTAGCTGCGCATGTGCTGAACGCTCCCGGTGACGGGGGAGCATCACGGCCAACCATGACTGGCCACAGCTGGGATATATACCAGGGCACACAGCGGATAAATGGTGGGGGCTAGGAGGACGGCGATGGAGGCCACAGAcagcatggggctgaaggaagcccaagTTAATTCTAAAAGctgctgacttaaagagacactgaagcgaaaaaaaaaatatgatatagtgaattggttgtgtactatgaataattactagaagattagcagcaaagaaaatattctcatacttttattttcaggtat
This DNA window, taken from Hyperolius riggenbachi isolate aHypRig1 chromosome 3, aHypRig1.pri, whole genome shotgun sequence, encodes the following:
- the LOC137562635 gene encoding uncharacterized protein produces the protein MEEKKKAFSKLMSMSVDMLLGITPEDPVSTQLAKLMVGSGPCVSCPVVMGTRDSFYWKTMCQMLDSALFNKDLRDTFKEGFVIGFLLGHFNDVGRAIRKTNERHGTNIKEVQVSLTKGVLTLKTDTEIKLTEMIKYDHRCASTNFFDNGDVVYTLQECPEEWYNTIMTQIILIASKAITSPERCVDFAAKRLIAFNRSLPIDSNQRLSDDSSVRLRKLIKDSIVIRRVIVKVVKALESRGRPSTGLASCIDRASDYLKMTGLTGYKLVSQHVISAKSPILRFELCQTEVAIFHRLMEIYSELGTDAPFVKFLGHPKASLFNTGNYTSLYLFAVGYAMETDPTMRGYTVDEKNLEAPFYILGRKYGKKDQSARPDNP